Proteins encoded by one window of Pecten maximus chromosome 15, xPecMax1.1, whole genome shotgun sequence:
- the LOC117344320 gene encoding uncharacterized protein LOC117344320, which yields MRTTNTFFVEREKPEAQFVGISLQTWTVIGPLVLLLATLKSSLFEDDARNLQDYRVMGYAVEFGLIVTLCYTLYKISQVWYLRKYKLTTIPTPEVLIEEESPLTDDCGVEPEVKTAVACQTDTRNYSEELDIIKKRHSKEIRTINREIRMMRRRYSEKVSKARDLVKETDARLSNLQLKVPQLLKEKSSLVDEKEAIDKQLQEERERHQELRSRFNKLHNQIGNPLVTGRNYTNYH from the exons ATGAGAACGACGAACACTTTCTTTGTTGAAAGGGAAAAACCAGAGGCACAATT tgtaggtatCAGCCTCCAGACATGGACAGTAATCGGTCCCCTCGTCCTACTGCTGGCCACACTCAAGAGTTCGCTGTTTGAGGACGATGCTCGGAATCTACAGGATTACCGGGTGATG GGATACGCTGTCGAGTTCGGACTCATTGTGACGCTGTGCTACACACTTTACAAGATTTCACAAG TGTGGTACCTGCGGAAGTACAAACTAACGACCATACCAACACCGGAAGTACTAATTGAGGAAGAGTCTCCGCTGACAGATGATTGTGGTGTTGAACCGGAAGTGAAAACTGCGGTCGCATGCCAAACTGATACGCGAAACTACTCGGAGGAGTTGGATATTATAAAGAAACGACACAGTAAAGAAATTCGAACTATCAATAGAGAGATCCGAATGATGCGCAGACGATACTCGGAAAAAG TATCAAAGGCCCGGGACCTGGTGAAAGAAACTGATGCACGTCTGTCTAATCTCCAGCTCAAGGTTCCCCAGCTCCTTAAGGAGAAGTCCTCCCTGGTGGACGAAAAGGAGGCGATTGATAAACAACTCCAGGAAGAACGAGAGCGTCATCAGGAACTCAGGTCAAGATTCAATAAACTCCACAACCAGATAGGTAATCCTCTCGTGACTGGCCGGAACTACACCAACTATCATTAA
- the LOC117343481 gene encoding asparagine synthetase [glutamine-hydrolyzing]-like has protein sequence MCGIFAVFGSITDLVTLCKSAYKIVHRGPDAFRLETVYQFPSCCLGFHRLAILDAEHGMQPMRVIQHPNVWLIYNGEIYNHIQLKEQFDFHYATHCDGESIIHLYARGGIEFTARHLDGVFAFCLLDTTKRKVHLGRDTFGVKPLFRIFNEDDGLLSACSEVKGLMDIAGHQSNAKIQEVMPGHVETYRLDMRGRASLESITQFHDVGKAPSYSPAAKLLSNDIQASIRTLLESAVSKRMMAERRIGCLLSGGLDSSLVTALLVKLAGEQGQIYPIQTFSIGMEGSPDLKAARKVADYLSTEHHEIILKPEEVITAVKNVIYHLESYDALTIRGAFGMYMLCQYVKENTNTTVLLVGEGADEITQGYKHFHNAPSAEDGDRESRRLCKDISFFDVRRVERNSAAFGLEVRVPFLDHQFSSFYLSLDPELKSPKNGIEKHLLRSSFDKTGLLPTEILWRPKEAFADGLASPIKSWIEFIQDFVAKHITDSEMENNSHQYTHNPPVSKESLYYRRIFESFYPGQGHLIPYFWKPKWSSSSDPK, from the exons atgtgtggtatatttgCTGTTTTTGGTAGTATAACCGATTTAGTCACGCTATGCAAATCGGCATACAAAATAGTTCATCGTGGACCCGATGCCTTTCGGTTAGAAACTGTCTACCAGTTCCCGTCGTGCTGTCTGGGGTTCCATCGCCTTGCTATCCTGGACGCTGAACATGGAATGCAGCCGATGAGAGTCATCCAACATCCTAATGTTTGGCTGATTTACAACGGGGAGATATACAATCACATTCAA TTAAAGGAGCAGTTTGACTTTCACTACGCCACTCATTGTGACGGAGAGTCCATTATTCACCTGTATGCCAGAGGAGGGATTGAGTTCACAGCCAGACATTTGGACGGGGTGTTTGCATTCTGTCTCCTAGATACGACCAAACGGAAGGTCCACCTTGGCAGAGATACATTCGGAGTCAAGCCGCTGTTTCGTATTTTTAATGAAGATGATGGGCTTTTATCGGCATGCTCTGAGGTCAAAG GTCTAATGGACATTGCTGGCCACCAATCTAATGCGAAGATTCAAGAAGTGATGCCTGGCCATGTGGAAACCTATCGTCTCGATATGAGGGGTCGAGCTTCACTAGAAAGCATAACGCAGTTCCATGATGTCGGCAAAGCTCCGTCATATTCTCCTGCCGCCAAACTGTTAA GCAATGACATCCAGGCCAGCATCCGAACCCTATTAGAGAGTGCCGTAAGCAAAAGAATGATGGCCGAACGCCGTATCGGATGTCTGCTTTCTG GTGGTTTGGACTCAAGCTTGGTTACCGCTTTGTTGGTAAAGTTGGCGGGAGAACAAGGTCAAATCTACCCGATACAGACTTTCTCTATCGGAATGGAGGGCAGTCCCGACTTAAAAGCAGCCAGGAAG GTCGCCGATTACTTGAGTACGGAGCACCACGAGATAATATTAAAACCTGAGGAAGTGATCACCGCCGTCAAAAACGTCATATACCACCTGGAGAGTTATGATGCACTAACGATTCGTGGAGCATTTG gaatgtacatgttgtgtcaATACGTGAAGGAGAACACGAATACGACAGTTTTATTAGTTGGGGAGGGAGCCGACGAGATCACACAAGGGTACAAGCACTTCCACAACGCGCCCTCCGCTGAGGACGGAGACAGGGAAAGCAGACGACTTTGCAAAGACATCAGTTTCTTTGACGTGCGCAGGGTGGAGAGAAACTCCGCAGCTTTTGG ACTTGAGGTACGTGTGCCGTTCCTTGACCATCAGTTCAGCAGTTTTTACCTGTCATTAGACCCTGAGCTGAAGTCACCCAAGAACGGTATAGAGAAGCATTTACTCAGGTCTTCCTTTGATAAGACGGGGTTACTTCCGACAGAAATCCTCTGGCGGCCAAAGGAAGCCTTCGCTGACGGCCTTGCCTCTCCAATTAAGTCATGGATCGAGTTTATACAAGACTTTGTCGCAAAACAT ATAACCGACTCAGAAATGGAAAACAATAGCCATCAGTACACTCACAACCCTCCGGTCAGTAAGGAGTCCCTGTACTACCGACGGATATTTGAGAGTTTCTATCCCGGACAGGGTCATCTGATACCCTATTTCTGGAAGCCTAAGTGGTCATCGTCTTCGGACCCAAAATAA